A genomic stretch from Pseudomonadales bacterium includes:
- a CDS encoding cytochrome c codes for MKIEVYLDDADQPFQVIDAPNRFRIDSSTIPDGQHVLRFRAVDEQNIVSERLIPFNVQNGPEIAIHGIKSGETVSGNFSVLANAYSAVVGDEFEPHRIETPAPIPTWAWLLFLVILSWGAGYLSQELHQEFSPQYFAQNTTKPSVAKPEASETATVEDSDEFGDWQALGDQVYGNNCSACHQATGQGLAGVFPSLVGNAVVLAEDPSEHIVTILEGLSGKTIDGVAYASPMPAFAAMLSDAEIAAVVNHERTEWGNQAPLAKAEDVAKLRK; via the coding sequence ATGAAAATTGAAGTTTATTTAGACGATGCCGATCAGCCGTTCCAGGTCATTGATGCGCCCAATCGTTTTCGAATTGACTCTAGCACTATTCCCGATGGTCAGCATGTGTTGCGCTTTCGCGCTGTCGATGAGCAAAATATTGTCAGTGAACGACTAATCCCCTTCAATGTGCAAAACGGTCCTGAGATTGCGATTCACGGTATTAAATCTGGAGAGACTGTGTCAGGTAATTTTTCCGTCTTGGCCAACGCATACTCGGCTGTGGTAGGCGATGAGTTTGAGCCACATCGTATCGAAACCCCTGCGCCTATTCCCACATGGGCTTGGTTGCTGTTTCTAGTGATTTTGTCTTGGGGAGCTGGTTATTTGTCGCAGGAGCTGCATCAAGAGTTTTCACCGCAGTATTTTGCACAAAATACCACAAAGCCCAGCGTTGCAAAGCCTGAGGCAAGTGAAACAGCCACCGTCGAGGACAGTGATGAATTTGGCGACTGGCAGGCTCTGGGTGATCAGGTATATGGCAATAACTGCAGTGCCTGTCACCAAGCCACGGGGCAAGGCTTAGCAGGTGTCTTTCCATCCTTGGTCGGAAATGCGGTAGTTTTAGCTGAAGACCCTAGTGAACATATTGTTACTATTCTCGAAGGCTTATCGGGCAAAACTATCGATGGGGTTGCCTATGCTTCGCCGATGCCGGCATTTGCAGCAATGTTGAGTGATGCAGAGATCGCAGCAGTGGTTAACCACGAGCGGACTGAATGGGGCAACCAGGCGCCTCTGGCGAAAGCGGAAGACGTGGCTAAGTTGCGCAAGTAA
- a CDS encoding DUF2244 domain-containing protein, which yields MVTVKQHAQFVEVLLQPNRSATWVQTRQMIMALSGFMLAIGIGWLIMGVWMILPFVLIDIAVFSYLFYRVCKYTYQRQIINIYNDQILCQRGIHALSKPQQLSRPCYLVCEKRVSKQHLPAYSLSDDHHTVSIGDFLNKHDLKKLYSTLVDHGLFPIDKQWWQQTESP from the coding sequence GTGGTTACGGTAAAACAGCATGCACAGTTCGTTGAGGTATTGCTGCAGCCCAATCGATCGGCTACCTGGGTGCAAACACGTCAAATGATCATGGCACTGAGCGGCTTTATGCTGGCCATCGGCATTGGATGGTTAATCATGGGCGTTTGGATGATTTTGCCCTTCGTATTAATTGATATCGCAGTCTTCTCCTACCTTTTCTATCGGGTATGTAAATACACCTACCAACGACAGATTATCAATATTTACAATGACCAAATCCTCTGCCAAAGAGGAATACACGCTCTTAGTAAACCACAGCAGCTGTCTAGGCCCTGCTACTTAGTTTGTGAGAAACGTGTATCTAAGCAACACTTACCCGCATACAGCCTAAGTGATGACCATCATACTGTCTCGATTGGTGATTTTTTAAACAAGCACGACTTAAAGAAACTCTATAGCACCTTGGTCGACCACGGCCTATTTCCGATTGATAAGCAGTGGTGGCAACAGACTGAGTCACCCTAA
- a CDS encoding cbb3-type cytochrome c oxidase subunit II has protein sequence MRFDTDHRIIVGLAGGIFLFLSLIIAVIPAYQAQRTPALDGIEPLVGEAALGREVYLREGCGVCHTQFVRDLPVDAQYGRGSLAGDYALEQPPLLGTQRTGPDLSNVGIRQPSEVWNLIHLYNPRAVVPSSVMPAYPWLFYTTDEAKKGEVTVAVPPKFNPENKIIVANHEAIALVRYIQSLKQVEVNP, from the coding sequence ATGAGATTTGATACTGACCACCGCATCATTGTCGGCCTTGCTGGCGGTATATTTCTGTTTTTAAGTCTAATCATTGCGGTTATACCTGCATATCAAGCGCAACGTACTCCGGCGTTAGACGGCATAGAGCCGCTTGTTGGTGAAGCGGCGCTGGGCCGCGAGGTTTATTTGCGCGAGGGCTGTGGTGTCTGTCACACCCAGTTTGTCCGTGACTTACCGGTCGATGCGCAGTATGGTCGCGGCTCATTGGCTGGTGATTATGCCCTGGAACAGCCTCCGTTATTGGGCACCCAGCGCACCGGCCCTGACCTCAGCAACGTTGGCATAAGACAGCCCTCTGAAGTCTGGAACTTGATTCATCTCTACAATCCACGAGCTGTGGTGCCAAGCTCGGTGATGCCTGCCTATCCCTGGTTATTCTATACCACCGATGAAGCTAAAAAAGGCGAAGTTACGGTGGCAGTGCCGCCTAAATTTAACCCCGAGAATAAAATCATTGTTGCTAATCATGAGGCAATTGCCTTGGTTCGTTATATCCAAAGCCTCAAACAAGTCGAGGTGAACCCATGA